The following are encoded in a window of Penicillium oxalicum strain HP7-1 chromosome II, whole genome shotgun sequence genomic DNA:
- a CDS encoding Protein AFG1 has translation MRRPPAKLSAGRVPRVVSRPHGVLVAPMSCARSGGPGTALARRSRTLSTLTSVRCQAVPSFIRSQNSTGLRAINAHMQKRGLATPADAAHQKSTPETQVSSAPQEGPMKEYDLRVEQGRLRDDPYQRGIIQNLQDLFETLKGYSAPPVTHPSVASLDRANKKSFFGSLFGSGKGKALSSGGAHQDLPKGLYMYGDVGCGKTMLMDLFYDTLPPNIKTKARIHFHNFMQDVHKRMHVVKMKHGNDFDALPLVAADIAETASVLCFDEFQCTDVADAMILRRLLAFLQSHGVVLVTTSNRHPDDLYKNGIQRESFIPCITLLKTALTVINLNSPTDYRKIPRPPAAVYHHPLGEDAQQHARKWFEFLGDPINDPPHEATHLVWGRKIHVPQASGKAALFTFQQLIGAATGAADYLELVRHYDAFIVTDVPGMNLNQRDLARRLITFIDAVYESRAKLVLTTEVPLENLFLSHADLESSLKTADGGAGGDLSDAMRNLMDDLGMSEQTLKNTSIFSGDEERFAFARALSRLTEMGSREWVERGLLGVGRKTEAEGRQEREAWKKTRSHWSEDNM, from the exons ATGAGACGACCGCCAGCAAAACTAAGCGCGGGCCGCGTCCCTCGAGTGGTGTCTCGTCCTCATGGCGTGCTGGTCGCGCCCATGTCGTGCGCCCGAAGTGGAGGGCCAGGGACCGCTCTCGCCAGACGATCCAGGACACTTTCAACCCTGACCAGTGTACGATGCCAAGCGGTTCCGTCGTTCATTCGGTCGCAGAATTCGACAGGCTTGCGTGCGATCAATGCCCATATGCAGAAGCGGGGGTTGGCGACCCCCGCTGACGCAGCGCACCAGAAGAGTACCCCCGAGACGCAAGTCTCGAGTGCGCCGCAAGAGGGCCCGATGAAGGAGTACGACTTGCGAGTGGAGCAGGGTCGGTTACGTGATGACCCGTATCAACGAG GAATTATTCAAAATCTGCAAGACCTCTTCGAGACCTTAAAAGGCTATTCTGCGCCTCCGGTCACCCACCCCAGCGTCGCATCTCTGGACCGCGCAAACAAAAAATCCTTCTTTGGCTCCCTGTTTGGCTCCGGCAAGGGCAAAGCGCTCAGCTCAGGAGGAGCCCATCAGGACCTCCCCAAGGGGCTGTACATGTATGGCGATGTTGGATGCGGCAAGACCATGTTGATGGACCTCTTCTATGACACGCTCCCGCCGAacatcaagaccaaggctcgCATTCATTTCCACAATTTCATGCAGGATGTACATAAGCGCATGCACGTGGTCAAGATGAAGCATGGAAATGACTTTGATGCGCTTCCGCTCGTCGCGGCTGATATTGCGGAGACGGCGAGTGTATTGTGTTTTGATGAGTTTCAGTGTACCGATGTTGCGGACGCTATGATCTTGCGAAG ACTCCTCGCATTCCTCCAATCCCACGGCGTCGTTCTCGTCACAACCTCCAACCGCCATCCAGACGACCTCTACAAGAACGGCATCCAGCGCGAGTCTTTTATTCCCTGCATCACCCTCCTCAAGACTGCCTTGACCGTCATCAACCTCAACTCCCCCACCGATTACCGGAAAATCCCCCGTCCCCCGGCCGCAGTCTACCATCACCCCCTCGGCGAAGATGCCCAGCAACATGCCCGCAAATGGTTCGAGTTTCTGGGCGACCCCATCAATGACCCTCCTCATGAAGCCACCCATCTTGTCTGGGGTCGTAAGATCCACGTCCCCCAGGCGAGTGGTAAAGCTGCGTTGTTCACCTTCCAGCAGTTGATTGGCGCGGCCACCGGTGCAGCCGATTATCTGGAATTAGTTCGACATTATGATGCCTTTATTGTCACGGATGTTCCGGGGATGAACTTGAATCAACGAGATTTGGCCCGTCGGTTGATCACATTTATTGATGCGGTTTACGAAAGCAGG GCAAAACTTGTCCTCACGACGGAAGTTCCCCTCGAAaacctcttcctctcccacGCCGACCTTGAGAGTTCTCTCAAGACTGCCGatggtggtgctggtggcgaCCTCTCCGACGCCATGCGTAATCTCATGGACGACCTGGGCATGTCCGAACAAACCCTGAAAAATACCTCCATTTTCAGCGGCGACGAGGAACGCTTTGCCTTTGCGCGGGCGCTGTCACGGTTGACGGAGATGGGGAGTCGGGAGTGGGTTGAGCGGGGGCTCTTGGGGGTGGGCCGAAAGACGGAGGCGGAGGGGAGGCAAGAGCGAGAggcatggaagaagacgaggagtcATTGGAGTGAGGATAATATGTAG
- a CDS encoding THP3, whose protein sequence is MNSSVPPWRATAAAPSSTPTAYHSSATPAYIPVQARRSLAPNKTASTPSTGNHAVPTTMPTAAEPARPRIEFPPAVRHYVQRCFAPENQISSVSHAEIQEKLRQVITEAADRNKLHIIDWERTALPQVMIQNDRNRVLANPAVSTWASASPLTSSNDPNRKRKPTDFSQQQRGDDSPPWKKTNHHNRSEDRTTHPSTEKKSRMTLDDSSKSRANLEMRRRRFEGAGVNYGPSGTSSPVDPPLSRSAGQNQGPVVGRCQTLEKNYFRLTSAPNPDTVRPLPVLQKALDLLKKKWKQEANYTYICDQFKSLRQDLTVQHIRNEFTVLVYEIHARIALEKGDLGEYNQCQTQLRVLYEQKLGGHPTEFKAYRILYFIYTRNWTAMNDALADVSADDKKSSAVKHALDVRSALALGNYHRFFQLYLDTPNMGAYLMDMFVDRERLTALSSICRAYKPDVKLRFITEELGFESDEQAARFVLDHSSAEVFQEKEGTVRLLTSKAGPMFEAAKAEAHRVVDIKGQI, encoded by the exons ATGAACTCAAGTGTTCCCCCGTGGCGCGCGACCGCTGCTGCACCCTCCTCGACTCCTACCGCTTATCATTCTTCTG CAACTCCTGCATACATACCGGTTCAAGCACGTCGTAGCCTCGCTCCAAACAAGACTGCATCAACGCCATCCACCGGTAATCACGCCGTACCAACAACCATGCCTACAGCGGCAGAACCGGCGCGGCCCCGAATCGAATTTCCCCCGGCCGTGCGCCATTACGTGCAACGCTGCTTTGCCCCCGAAAATCAGATCTCCAGCGTCAGCCATGCCGAAATTCAAGAGAAATTGCGTCAGGTCATCACGGAAGCGGCTGATCGCAACAAGCTTCATATAATCGACTGGGAGCGCACAGCGCTGCCCCAGGTCATGATTCAAAATGACCGTAACAGAGTGTTGGCCAACCCGGCTGTTTCGACTTGGGCAAGCGCCAGCCCACTTACCTCCTCCAATGACCCCAATCGCAAGAGAAAACCGACCGACTTCAGTCAGCAGCAGCGCGGAGACGACTCGCCACCTTGGAAAAAAACTAACCATCACAACCGATCTGAAGACCGAACTACTCACCCATCCACAGAGAAGAAATCACGAATGACGCTGGATGATTCTAGTAAGTCAAGAGCTAATTTGGAGATGAGGCGCAGACGCTTTGAAGGCGCTGGCGTCAATTACGGCCCCTCTGGTACTTCGTCCCCAGTGGATCCGCCTCTATCGCGCAGTGCCGGTCAAAATCAGGGACCCGTGGTTGGACGCTGTCAGACTCTGGAGAAGAATTACTTCCGCCTGACTTCGGCACCCAATCCGGATACTGTCCGCCCGTTACCTGTGCTTCAAAAGGCCTTGGATCTATTgaagaagaagtggaagcAAGAGGCCAACTACACCTATATTTGCGATCAATTCAAGTCCCTCCGCCAGGATCTGACGGTGCAGCATATCCGTAACGAATTCACGGTCCTTGTGTACGAGATTCACGCTCGAATTGCCTTGGAGAAGGGGGATCTCGGTGAGTATAATCAGTGTCAGACCCAGCTTCGAGTTCTATATGAGCAGAAGCTCGGTGGACATCCGACGGAGTTCAAGGCCTATCGTATTCTCTATTTCATCTACACTCGGAATTGGACCGCCATGAACGATGCACTAGCCGATGTGAGCGCAGATGACAAGAAGTCGAGCGCTGTGAAGCACGCCCTTGATGTTCGCTCCGCGCTTGCCCTCGGCAATTATCAccgcttcttccagctttaCTTGGATACCCCGAACATGGGCGCATATCTTATGGACATGTTTGTTGATCGAGAGCGGTTGACTGCTTTGTCTTCAATCTGTAGAGC GTACAAACCGGATGTCAAGCTCCGTTTCATCACCGAAGAGCTTGGCTTTGAGTCGGATGAGCAGGCTGCACGCTTTGTTCTGGATCACTCATCTGCAGAGGTTTTccaggagaaggaggggacCGTGAGGCTGTTGACTAGCAAAGCTGGCCCCATGTTCGAGGCCGCTAAAGCTGAGGCCCATCGCGTTGTTGACATCAAAGGTCAGATCTAG
- a CDS encoding Peptidyl-prolyl cis-trans isomerase, with amino-acid sequence MGVEKTVLKAGNGVDFPQKGDNVAMHYTGCLYDASAAANHYMGQKFDSSRDRGTPLASPIGVGRLIKGWDEGVPQMSLGERAILDISPGFPGLIPPNSRLVFDVELVKINNKTA; translated from the exons ATGGGTGTTGAAAAGACTGTCCTCAAGGCCGGCAACGGCGTTGACTTCCCCCAGAAGGGTGACAACGTTGCCATGCACTACACTGGCTGTCTGTATGACGCCAGCGCTGCGGCCAACCACTACATGGGCCAGAA GTTCGACAGCTCCCGCGACCGCGGCACTCCCCTCGCCAGCCCCATTGGCGTTGGCCGTCTGATCAAGG GTTGGGATGAGGGTGTGCCCCAGATGAGCCTCGGCGAGCGCGCCATTCTCGACATCAGCCC CGGCTTCCCCGGCCTGATCCCCCCCAACTCCCGCCTGGTCTT CGACGTCGAGCTTGTCAAGATCAACAACAAGACTGCCTAG
- a CDS encoding Catalase A: MSVQQQIDNAKSGDGKVKDLQKDTYELNDKQHMTTDYGVKISDPDHWLRVVNEKQTGPMLLEDQIGREKIMRFDHERIPERVVHARGTAAFGTFKLFESAEDVTTAGVLTDTSRETPLFLRFSTVQGSKGSADTVRDVRGFAVKMYTPEGNWDIVGNNIPVFFIQDAIKFPDVVHSVKPEPHNEVPQGQSAHNNFWDFVYMHSETTHMNYWQMSDRAIPRSYRMMQGFGVNTYSLVNKEGKRHLVKFHFTPELGVHSLVWDEALKICGQDPDFHRKDLMEAIEKGHFPRWKFGLQLIPEEKADDFEFDPLDATKVWPEELVPIRYIGQMELNRNVDEFFPQTEQVAFCTSHIVPGIDFSNDPLLQGRNFSYFDTQISRLGPNWQELPINRPVCPYMNLVNRDGQGKHRITKGTVNYWPNRFGTNPPAEPAQGGFTSYPEKIQGTKARLLSEKFKEHYNQAQTFYNSLSQIEKAHVAKAFSFELDHCDDPIVYKRMTERIASISTELAETVANNVGGDLPSKSPRSNHGKTAKGLSQLEYMPEKAVIDTRRVAILIADGFDYDAYTTMKDALTERGAFVFTIGAQRKGVTSESGQTVTPDHFFVGMRSTLFDATFVPGGKHVADGLAKSGVAKHWIAEAFSHLKAIAGVNEAVPFIKKQIGLDEVKVASPGASVADSYGVVTGYGDASSTLKVSGEIGPESKGLGEKFIWHISRHRNWQRELDGLSDQVGA; encoded by the exons ATGTCTGTGCAGCAACAGATAGACAATGCCAAGTCTGGAGATGGCAAGGTTAAAGACCTGCAGAAGGATACCTATGAGTTGAATGACAAGCAACATATGACCACCGATTATGGCGTCAAGATCTCAGACCCGGACCACTGGCTTCGCGTGGTGAATGAGAAGCAGACGGGGCCGATGCTCCTGGAAGATCAGATTGGTCGTGAGAAG ATCATGCGTTTTGACCATGAACGTATTCCCGAGCGTGTCGTCCACGCCCGTGGTACTGCCGCCTTTGGTACTTTTAAGCTCTTCGAGAGCGCCGAGGACGTGACCACCGCCGGTGTTTTGACCGACACTTCACGCGAGACACCCTTGTTCCTGCGATTCTCTACAGTGCAGGGAAGCAAGGGCAGCGCCGACACCGTCCGAGATGTGCGCGGTTTCGCAGTCAAGATGTACACCCCTGAGGGTAACTGGGATATCGTGGGCAACAATATTcccgtcttcttcattcagGATGCCATCAAGTTCCCCGACGTGGTTCACTCGGTCAAGCCGGAGCCTCACAACGAAGTGCCTCAGGGTCAGAGTGCACACAACAACTTCTGGGACTTTGTGTACATGCACAGTGAGACGACACATATGAACTACTGG CAAATGTCTGACCGTGCAATTCCCCGATCCTACCGGATGATGCAAGGATTTGGTGTCAACACCTACTCTCTCGTCAACAAGGAAGGGAAACGTCACCTAGTCAAGTTCCATTTCACTCCGGAGCTTGGTGTTCACTCTCTGGTGTGGGACGAGGCCCTGAAGATCTGTGGTCAGGACCCAGACTTCCACCGTAAGGATTTGATGGAGGCTATTGAGAAGGGCCACTTCCCCCGCTGGAAGTTTGGTCTGCAGCTGAtccccgaggagaaggctgacGACTTTGAATTTGACCCCTTGGATGCCACCAAGGTCTGGCCCGAGGAACTCGTGCCCATCCGTTACATTGGACAGATGGAGCTGAACCGCAACGTGGACGAGTTCTTCCCTCAGACCGAGCAGGTTGCTTTCTGTACCAGTCACATTGTGCCCGGTATTGATTTCTCCAATGACCCTCTGCTGCAAGGTCGGAACTTCTCCTACTTCGACACGCAGATCTCTCGTCTCGGTCCGAACTGGCAAGAGCTGCCTATCAACCGTCCCGTCTGTCCCTACATGAACCTGGTGAACCGTGACGGCCAAGGAAAGCACCGCATCACCAAGGGTACCGTGAACTACTGGCCCAACCGCTTCGGCACCAACCCGCCCGCTGAGCCTGCTCAGGGTGGCTTCACCAGCTACCCGGAGAAGATCCAGGGCACCAAGGCCCGTCTGCTGTCCGAAAAGTTCAAGGAGCACTACAACCAGGCTCAGACTTTCTACAACTCCCTCTCTCAAATCGAGAAAGCCCACGTGGCCAAGGCATTCTCCTTCGAGCTGGATCACTGCGACGACCCTATTGTGTACAAGCGCATGACCGAGCGTATCGCCTCTATCAGCACCGAGCTCGCTGAGACCGTCGCAAATAACGTTGGCGGAGATCTACCTTCAAAGTCTCCACGCTCCAACCACGGCAAGACCGCCAAGGGTCTCAGTCAACTCGAGTACATGCCCGAGAAGGCCGTCATCGACACCCGTCGCGTCGCCATCCTGATCGCCGACGGCTTCGACTACGACGCCTACACCACCATGAAAGACGCTCTGACTGAGCGCGGCGCCTTCGTCTTCACCATCGGTGCTCAACGCAAGGGCGTCACCTCCGAGTCAGGACAGACCGTTACCCCGGACCACTTCTTCGTGGGGATGCGATCGACCCTCTTCGACGCAACATTTGTGCCCGGTGGCAAGCATGTCGCCGATGGTCTGGCCAAGAGCGGTGTCGCCAAGCACTGGATCGCCGAAGCCTTCTCCCATCTCAAGGCTATCGCCGGTGTCAACGAGGCTGTACCTTTTATCAAGAAGCAGATTGGCCTGGATGAGGTCAAGGTTGCCTCCCCTGGAGCTTCCGTTGCCGATTCCTACGGTGTCGTGACCGGATACGGGGACGCATCTTCTACGTTGAAGGTGAGCGGCGAAATTGGTCCCGAGTCCAAGGGCTTGGGTGAAAAGTTTATCTGGCACATTTCGCGTCACCGTAACTGGCAGCGTGAGTTGGATGGATTGTCTGACCAGGTTGGTGCGTGA
- a CDS encoding 4'-phosphopantetheinyl transferase B — MKPIPFPLAVNIGTDIVHLPRIARLLQQPNYLTRFTRRILSDQEQLDFQTRFLNNLQTQKQPTSFPTTPFQTPITPEMTRWLAGRFAAKEAARKAAPGGAAALGWKDVVIRVPEASEILEGRGTSTGMEGNVMREQEGTSRRPEIVFRGNGKDQPDRLGRLSISHDGEYVIATVLAAG, encoded by the coding sequence ATGAAACCTatccctttccctctcgcCGTCAACATCGGCACCGACATCGTCCACCTTCCCCGCATAGCGCGTCTCCTCCAACAACCCAACTACCTCACCCGGTTCACGCGCCGCATCCTGAGCGACCAAGAACAACTTGACTTTCAAACCCGCTTTCTGAATAACCTCCAGACGCAAAAGCAGCCTACTTCCTTTCCAACTACCCCTTTTCAGACCCCCATCACACCCGAAATGACGCGCTGGCTAGCTGGTCGGTTTGCCGCCAAAGAAGCCGCGCGCAAAGCCGCGCCGGGTGGAGCCGCCGCGCTGGGCTGGAAAGATGTGGTCATTCGTGTACCAGAGGCGAGCGAGATATTGGAAGGGCGGGGAACGAGTACAGGAATGGAGGGAAATGTCATGCGAGAACAAGAGGGTACAAGTCGAAGGCCGGAGATTGTGTTCCGGGGGAATGGGAAGGACCAACCTGATCGGCTGGGACGATTGTCCATTTCGCATGATGGGGAATATGTGATTGCAACGGTTTTGGCtgctggatga